Proteins encoded by one window of Synechococcus sp. MVIR-18-1:
- a CDS encoding HAD family hydrolase, which yields MAHLSLRGHSLGLIRGVLFDKDGTLSHSEPHLIELADARIEEIIRVFASRGASTDVQVQLLGLLKRAMGRCDSGLIPDGTLAVASRQHNLLSTATIFCLFDLSWPQALVLAEEIFDSVDRRHKHNATEASLSARTPLPHSKELLNELHSAGVICAVISNDTRHGIEQFLQDHGLSSFITGIWSADDTPCKPDPGAVHGLCKMLDLDPAQCALIGDADSDLLMARRAGIDCALGYVAGWHRTPGLTSHQHLIHHWQELRVEQAQ from the coding sequence ATGGCTCATTTATCTCTAAGAGGCCATTCACTTGGCTTGATTCGTGGGGTGCTGTTCGACAAGGACGGCACCCTTTCCCATAGCGAACCCCATCTCATCGAGCTGGCCGACGCCAGGATTGAGGAAATCATTCGCGTCTTTGCCTCCCGTGGCGCATCCACCGACGTCCAAGTCCAACTCCTGGGCTTACTGAAACGCGCGATGGGCCGGTGCGACTCCGGCCTGATTCCTGATGGAACGTTGGCCGTCGCGTCCCGTCAACACAATCTGTTGAGCACCGCCACCATCTTCTGTCTCTTTGATCTCAGCTGGCCTCAAGCGCTCGTGCTCGCTGAAGAGATCTTTGACAGCGTGGACCGCCGCCATAAGCACAACGCAACGGAAGCAAGCCTCAGCGCCAGAACCCCTTTGCCCCACTCAAAGGAATTGCTCAACGAGCTGCACAGCGCAGGTGTGATCTGTGCCGTGATCAGCAATGACACCCGCCATGGAATCGAACAGTTTCTTCAAGACCATGGCTTGAGCTCCTTCATCACAGGAATCTGGAGCGCAGATGACACCCCTTGCAAACCAGACCCAGGCGCCGTGCATGGTCTATGCAAAATGCTGGATTTGGATCCAGCACAATGCGCACTCATCGGAGATGCCGACTCAGATCTGCTGATGGCACGCCGCGCAGGTATTGATTGTGCGCTTGGCTATGTGGCGGGATGGCATCGAACCCCCGGCCTGACATCCCATCAACATTTGATCCATCACTGGCAAGAGCTAAGGGTTGAACAAGCTCAGTAG
- a CDS encoding 30S ribosomal protein S1, giving the protein MTVTPTDPAQDLAVETTTAVDESTAVEATADQADFGTDEDLSIPEEIPTADDPSSRANPKDLDGAGFTIDDFASLLSKYDYNFKPGDIVNGTVFALETKGAMIDIGAKTAAFMPLQEVSINRVEGLSDVLLPGEIREFFIMSEENEDGQLSLSVRRIEYQRAWERVRQLQKEDATIYSEVFATNRGGALVRVEGLRGFIPGSHISTRKPKEELVADFLPLKFLEVDEERNRLVLSHRRALVERKMNRLEVGEVVIGTVRGIKPYGAFIDIGGVSGLLHISEISHEHIETPHSVLNVNDQMKVMIIDLDAERGRISLSTKALEPEPGDMLTDPQKVFDKAEEMAARYKQMLLEQAEEGEEPLSSMMV; this is encoded by the coding sequence ATGACTGTTACCCCAACCGATCCGGCTCAGGATCTTGCTGTGGAGACCACCACTGCCGTCGACGAGAGCACTGCCGTCGAAGCCACAGCAGACCAAGCCGATTTTGGAACGGATGAAGATCTCAGCATCCCGGAAGAGATTCCTACTGCCGACGATCCCAGCAGTCGTGCCAACCCTAAGGATTTGGATGGGGCCGGCTTCACCATTGATGATTTCGCCTCACTACTTAGCAAGTACGACTACAACTTCAAGCCAGGCGACATCGTTAACGGCACAGTCTTTGCGCTGGAAACGAAGGGGGCGATGATTGATATCGGCGCTAAAACCGCCGCTTTCATGCCCCTTCAAGAGGTCTCCATCAACAGGGTGGAAGGTCTCAGCGACGTGTTGCTACCCGGTGAGATTCGGGAATTCTTCATCATGAGTGAAGAAAACGAAGACGGGCAACTCTCTCTCTCCGTTCGCCGTATCGAGTACCAACGCGCCTGGGAACGGGTGCGTCAGCTGCAAAAAGAAGACGCCACCATTTATTCAGAGGTGTTCGCCACCAACCGTGGTGGTGCTCTCGTTCGGGTGGAAGGCCTTCGTGGCTTCATTCCTGGATCCCACATCAGTACCCGCAAACCGAAAGAAGAGCTGGTTGCAGACTTCTTGCCTCTCAAATTCCTTGAAGTCGACGAGGAGCGCAATCGTCTAGTGCTCAGTCATCGCCGCGCCCTGGTCGAGCGCAAGATGAATCGCCTTGAAGTCGGCGAAGTCGTGATCGGAACCGTTCGTGGCATCAAGCCATACGGCGCCTTTATCGACATCGGTGGTGTGAGCGGTTTGCTTCACATTTCCGAAATCAGTCACGAACACATCGAAACACCCCATTCGGTGCTGAACGTGAATGATCAAATGAAGGTAATGATCATCGACCTCGACGCCGAACGCGGTCGGATTTCCCTGTCTACAAAGGCTCTGGAACCGGAACCCGGTGACATGCTCACCGATCCTCAAAAGGTCTTTGACAAGGCAGAGGAAATGGCAGCTCGCTACAAGCAGATGCTTCTTGAGCAAGCGGAAGAAGGAGAAGAGCCATTGAGCTCGATGATGGTCTGA
- the nrdR gene encoding transcriptional regulator NrdR, protein MQCPSCQNTDSRVLESRAAEGGRSVRRRRECLNCEFRFTTYERVEMVPITVIKRNGHREIFNRSKLLHGLSRACEKTELTPSKLEAIVDELELSLQQSNSREITSSEIGELVLGHLKGLSEVAYVRFASVYRHFRSVSDFVSTLEGMNADKAELAALV, encoded by the coding sequence TTGCAGTGCCCCTCCTGCCAAAACACGGATAGCCGGGTTCTCGAATCGAGAGCAGCCGAGGGCGGAAGAAGTGTGCGCCGGCGTCGTGAATGCCTCAATTGTGAATTCCGATTCACGACATACGAGCGGGTAGAAATGGTTCCAATCACCGTGATCAAACGCAATGGACACCGTGAAATTTTTAATCGCAGCAAACTTCTACACGGCCTGAGCAGAGCTTGCGAAAAAACTGAACTAACCCCCAGCAAACTCGAAGCGATTGTTGACGAGCTCGAACTCAGTCTTCAGCAAAGCAATAGCCGTGAGATCACCAGCTCGGAGATTGGTGAGTTGGTGCTTGGTCATCTCAAGGGGCTCAGCGAAGTTGCTTATGTGCGTTTTGCCTCGGTGTATCGACACTTCCGAAGCGTCAGCGATTTCGTCTCCACGCTCGAAGGAATGAACGCAGATAAAGCTGAGCTCGCGGCACTCGTCTAA
- a CDS encoding photosystem II reaction center protein T — protein sequence MESFAYILILGLAIATLFFAIAFRDPPKIGK from the coding sequence ATGGAAAGCTTCGCTTACATCCTCATCCTCGGCCTGGCGATTGCCACCTTGTTCTTCGCAATCGCATTTCGCGATCCACCGAAGATCGGTAAGTAG
- the psbB gene encoding photosystem II chlorophyll-binding protein CP47, translating into MGLPWYRVHTVVINDPGRLLAVHLMHTALVAGWAGSMALYELAIFDPSDPVLNPMWRQGMFVMPFMSRLGVTGSWGGWSITGETGVDPGFWSFEGVAAAHIVFSGLLMLAAIWHWTYWDLEIWQDPRTGEPALDLPKIFGIHLLLAGLGCFGFGAFHLTGVFGPGMWISDPYALTGHLEAVQPSWGPEGFNPFNPGGIVAHHIAAGIVGIIAGIFHITTRPPERLYKALRMGNIETVLASAIAAVFFAAFIVAGTMWYGAAATPVELFGPTRYQWDQSYFKTEINRRVQTALDEGATVDEAYAAIPEKLAFYDYVGNSPAKGGLFRVGPMVNGDGLATGWIGHPVFTDKEGRELQVRRLPNFFENFPVILEDNDGIVRADIPFRRAEAKYSFEQRGVTATVYGGSLDGKVFTDPAEVKRLARKAQLGEGFEFDRETYNSDGVFRSSPRGWFTFGHATFALLFFFGHIWHGARTLYRDVFAGIDPDLGEQVEFGLFQKLGDKSTRRLPEGYVPPTGSTPLS; encoded by the coding sequence ATGGGATTGCCCTGGTATCGGGTGCACACCGTCGTTATTAACGACCCAGGCCGACTCTTGGCCGTGCACCTCATGCACACTGCCCTCGTTGCCGGCTGGGCCGGCTCGATGGCCCTCTACGAACTCGCAATTTTTGATCCATCGGATCCAGTTCTGAACCCCATGTGGCGTCAGGGCATGTTTGTCATGCCCTTCATGTCACGACTGGGCGTCACCGGAAGCTGGGGAGGCTGGAGTATTACCGGAGAAACAGGAGTCGATCCTGGCTTCTGGAGCTTCGAAGGCGTCGCAGCCGCTCATATCGTCTTCAGCGGCCTACTCATGCTTGCTGCGATATGGCACTGGACGTATTGGGATCTTGAAATCTGGCAAGACCCCCGTACGGGCGAACCAGCTCTAGACCTTCCGAAAATTTTCGGCATCCACCTCCTTCTTGCAGGCTTGGGTTGCTTTGGATTTGGTGCTTTTCACCTCACCGGTGTCTTCGGACCTGGCATGTGGATTTCTGATCCCTATGCGTTAACCGGTCATCTAGAGGCGGTTCAACCGTCATGGGGACCGGAAGGCTTCAACCCATTCAATCCAGGAGGAATTGTTGCCCACCACATTGCCGCAGGCATCGTGGGCATCATTGCCGGTATTTTCCACATCACGACTCGACCGCCGGAGCGCCTCTACAAGGCCTTGCGGATGGGAAACATCGAGACTGTTCTTGCTAGCGCAATCGCAGCTGTGTTCTTCGCTGCTTTCATCGTGGCAGGAACCATGTGGTACGGCGCAGCTGCAACCCCTGTTGAGTTGTTTGGCCCCACTCGCTATCAGTGGGATCAGAGCTACTTCAAAACCGAAATCAATCGCCGCGTTCAGACGGCCCTTGATGAAGGGGCCACCGTCGATGAGGCCTACGCTGCCATTCCTGAAAAACTCGCCTTCTACGACTACGTGGGCAACAGTCCTGCCAAAGGTGGCCTGTTCCGCGTTGGCCCGATGGTGAATGGAGATGGTCTTGCAACCGGATGGATTGGTCATCCTGTCTTCACCGACAAAGAAGGACGCGAACTTCAAGTGCGTCGTCTTCCCAACTTCTTTGAGAACTTCCCCGTCATTCTCGAAGACAACGACGGCATCGTTCGCGCCGACATTCCGTTCCGACGCGCCGAGGCCAAGTACTCCTTCGAACAGAGAGGCGTTACTGCAACTGTCTACGGCGGTTCTCTTGATGGGAAAGTCTTCACAGACCCTGCCGAAGTCAAGCGCTTAGCTCGCAAGGCCCAACTGGGAGAAGGTTTCGAGTTCGATCGCGAAACCTACAACTCAGATGGCGTGTTCCGCAGCTCGCCCCGCGGCTGGTTCACCTTCGGCCACGCAACCTTCGCTCTGCTCTTCTTCTTCGGTCACATCTGGCACGGTGCTCGCACCCTCTACCGAGATGTATTCGCAGGAATTGATCCTGATCTTGGCGAACAGGTTGAATTCGGCCTCTTCCAAAAACTCGGCGACAAATCAACACGTCGCCTACCCGAGGGATACGTTCCTCCCACGGGATCCACACCCCTCAGTTGA
- a CDS encoding 2Fe-2S iron-sulfur cluster-binding protein, with translation MPVIRFLREGRDVECYPGENLRDVALRENIELYGLKGQLGNCGGCGQCITCFVDVVGSDADSPLTARTVVEDNKLRRRPESWRLACQALVEQSVIVLTRPQVRLAELDKKKAAARAEALPAGPTSWPIDESADEAEEGSEQETATDSPATPSDEG, from the coding sequence ATGCCAGTCATTCGTTTTCTGCGTGAGGGACGTGATGTGGAGTGTTATCCAGGTGAAAATCTGCGTGATGTCGCTCTGCGCGAAAACATCGAGCTCTACGGCTTGAAGGGGCAACTGGGAAATTGCGGTGGGTGTGGTCAGTGCATCACCTGTTTTGTTGATGTTGTGGGATCCGACGCCGACTCCCCCTTAACAGCTCGAACCGTTGTTGAGGACAACAAGCTCAGGCGTCGCCCTGAGTCCTGGAGATTGGCTTGTCAGGCACTTGTAGAGCAATCCGTGATCGTGCTGACTCGTCCGCAGGTTCGCTTGGCGGAACTTGATAAGAAAAAGGCAGCGGCTCGCGCTGAAGCCCTGCCAGCCGGGCCAACGTCATGGCCGATTGACGAGAGCGCTGACGAGGCGGAGGAAGGGTCTGAACAGGAGACTGCAACCGATTCGCCTGCTACGCCCAGTGACGAGGGGTGA
- the psbM gene encoding photosystem II reaction center protein PsbM — METNDLGFVASLMFVLVPTVFLIVLFIQTNSREGSS; from the coding sequence ATGGAAACCAACGATCTCGGCTTCGTTGCCAGCCTCATGTTCGTCCTGGTTCCGACGGTGTTTCTGATCGTCTTGTTCATCCAGACCAACAGCCGAGAAGGTTCCTCTTGA
- a CDS encoding universal stress protein — MFKNLLIADSGKGHVGEMVRMLRDLPGFRAARINLLHVVSEQGKVNSEDHWTTAGSLLSKAVTQLGLDPSDVNSIIRQGDAKQTVLKVAEEINADLIVMGSRGLGRLQSILSNSTSQYVFQLSTRPMLLVRDDLYVRHVNRLMVTIDGTGVGDDALRIACEMVRDIPGGQLTGVHIARQDLSASRGGDNKADGLLTAAVQRARSMGVELKPMHVANPDIGRGVCQAAEEIGADLVVIASQDRRPLVARGLVDLDKLLGGSISDYIRVHAPAPVLLVREPEKN, encoded by the coding sequence GTGTTCAAGAATCTTCTGATTGCTGATTCCGGCAAAGGGCATGTCGGAGAAATGGTGCGGATGCTCCGTGACCTTCCAGGGTTCAGAGCAGCTCGTATCAACCTGCTCCACGTGGTTTCTGAGCAAGGCAAGGTCAACTCAGAAGACCACTGGACGACAGCAGGAAGCCTGCTGTCCAAGGCGGTGACTCAATTAGGCCTTGATCCGAGTGACGTGAATTCGATCATCCGCCAAGGGGATGCCAAGCAAACCGTTCTCAAGGTGGCTGAAGAAATCAATGCCGACTTAATTGTGATGGGATCCAGAGGCCTTGGTCGCCTCCAGTCGATCCTGTCCAACAGCACCAGCCAATACGTGTTTCAGCTCTCAACACGTCCGATGTTGCTGGTCCGTGATGACCTCTACGTTCGCCACGTGAATCGGCTCATGGTGACCATTGACGGAACTGGGGTTGGCGATGATGCACTCCGGATTGCTTGCGAAATGGTTCGCGACATCCCTGGCGGTCAGCTCACTGGCGTTCACATTGCCAGGCAAGACTTATCAGCCTCCCGTGGAGGAGACAACAAAGCCGACGGCTTGCTGACTGCCGCAGTTCAACGCGCTCGGAGCATGGGCGTTGAACTGAAACCAATGCACGTGGCGAATCCGGACATTGGTCGAGGTGTTTGCCAAGCAGCCGAAGAGATCGGTGCCGACCTCGTAGTGATCGCGTCACAGGACAGGCGACCTCTTGTTGCAAGAGGTCTTGTGGATCTGGACAAGCTCCTTGGCGGCTCAATCAGCGACTACATCCGAGTCCACGCGCCTGCTCCGGTTCTTCTGGTCCGCGAACCAGAAAAGAATTAA
- a CDS encoding acyl-CoA thioesterase, producing MVTESVTRLPWRLNKRVLPQHTDHGGVMWHGAYVGWLEEARVEALAAVGLPYRLMALEGLEMPVVRLEMSYKRALMHGDQVVLQSHALEPEGPRWRWQTQLLRADGNCAFEAHVALVLVRLNGDRRQVLRRPPASVAGALELLIQGPSQ from the coding sequence ATGGTGACTGAGAGCGTTACGCGCCTTCCTTGGCGATTGAACAAGCGTGTGTTGCCACAACACACCGATCACGGCGGTGTGATGTGGCACGGCGCCTATGTCGGTTGGTTGGAAGAGGCTCGTGTTGAAGCACTCGCGGCGGTAGGCCTGCCCTATCGACTGATGGCGCTTGAAGGGTTGGAAATGCCAGTTGTTCGCTTGGAGATGTCCTACAAGCGAGCCCTCATGCATGGCGACCAGGTTGTGCTTCAAAGCCACGCACTTGAGCCAGAGGGTCCCCGCTGGCGCTGGCAGACGCAGCTGTTAAGGGCCGATGGTAATTGCGCCTTCGAGGCCCATGTGGCGTTGGTTTTGGTCCGTCTCAACGGAGACAGGCGTCAGGTTTTGCGCCGCCCACCAGCGTCTGTTGCAGGAGCGCTAGAGCTGTTGATCCAAGGACCGTCCCAATAA
- a CDS encoding DNA-processing protein DprA — MGERGWWWLWISCPGLGVARIRALRAVAQAHQVTLAELWSWPLLRLQAALRWPDSLMARVEAYRLSKGTSPSLLVPDNALFPLDQDWPISFDLLKRPPLAVHWSGRTQCWPFLSAQKAVAVVGTRRPSDHGCRMAYALGQCLARAGWPVVSGLAEGIDAASHRGCLAAGGLPVGILGTPLDRVYPPEHEALQAQVEAAGLLLSEWPCGARVQRSNFALRNRLLVSVACALVVVECPETSGSLLSAQIARTQNCPVWVVPGEEPTLSKRQGFEGKSMLERR; from the coding sequence TTGGGAGAGCGTGGCTGGTGGTGGCTGTGGATCTCATGTCCCGGACTCGGTGTTGCCAGGATTAGGGCTCTTAGGGCTGTTGCTCAAGCCCATCAGGTGACCTTGGCAGAGCTGTGGTCATGGCCCCTCTTGCGTTTGCAAGCAGCCCTGCGCTGGCCCGACTCCTTGATGGCGCGTGTCGAGGCTTATCGGTTGAGCAAAGGGACGTCCCCCAGCCTTTTGGTTCCAGACAATGCTCTGTTTCCCCTGGATCAGGACTGGCCAATCTCGTTCGATTTGTTGAAGCGTCCTCCACTTGCTGTGCACTGGTCAGGGAGGACGCAGTGCTGGCCTTTCTTATCCGCTCAAAAGGCTGTCGCGGTGGTGGGAACGCGCCGACCATCGGATCATGGCTGTCGGATGGCCTATGCGCTTGGTCAGTGCCTCGCCCGTGCTGGTTGGCCCGTGGTGAGTGGTCTTGCTGAAGGCATTGATGCCGCCTCTCACCGTGGTTGTCTTGCAGCGGGTGGACTTCCGGTTGGCATTTTGGGCACGCCATTGGATCGTGTGTATCCGCCTGAGCATGAGGCTCTGCAGGCCCAAGTTGAGGCTGCTGGCTTGTTGTTGAGCGAATGGCCTTGCGGTGCTCGGGTGCAGCGATCCAACTTTGCGTTGCGGAATCGCCTGTTGGTGAGTGTGGCTTGTGCCTTGGTGGTGGTTGAGTGCCCTGAGACAAGCGGCTCGCTGCTATCCGCCCAGATCGCGCGCACTCAGAATTGTCCTGTTTGGGTGGTTCCAGGGGAAGAACCAACATTGAGTAAGAGACAAGGATTTGAGGGAAAATCGATGTTAGAGCGGCGTTAG